The following DNA comes from Natronospira bacteriovora.
CTCGGGTACGAGTTGGACCCGGATATTATGAGCCAGCTGCGCGCCTACTGTGACGAGCCTGTGGATGCTGAAGGCGGAGGAAGGGATGAGCCAATTTCGTTTTGACATAGATGATCAGGTCGTTACTCTGACCGGTGATTGGGCATGGCAGGGGATGCTGCCGCCCTCCCCTGCCGTCATCATTGACAGGGAGCTTCGTGCGGATGGCCCCTGGTATTCCGTCCAGATTGTTGACGGAATCGAGCTTCGCACCTTTTGGATGCGGGAAGATCTGCTGCGCGATGCAGGCAAGAAGCAAAAGGATGAAGGGATGCGACGCGACGACGGATATTATCAACTCGAACCGAAGGACCGCGTGAAGACCATACTGGACTTCATTGAATCCGCCAGAACCGAATCGGGGCCGGTGCCAAGAATCGCTCTATGGGAGGCGCTCGCAACACTATTCGGGGAGCTGCAAGAACGCAATCTTGTATCTGATGACAAGACGATACTGTTCAAATTGGGCAGGAATCACATCATCGGGTGCATGAAAGAGATATGCCACCCGGATCAGACCGTAGTTGAGAGTCGGGTCGACTCGGCTCTAAGTACCCTTCACGAGATGGTGAAACACGAAGTGATTGACGCCCCCGGCGCCCTAGCCTACTTCGAAACCCCCTCCCCCTGAACCTCCCGGATTTCCGTGATCTGCCCGTCGCATTGACTGAGTGCGGCCAGGGCCAGCACGGCGCATTGCTCCAGGTCGGCGTTGGTGAGTACGGCCAAGCAGGCCGGGGGCGTGGGGCATTCGGCCAGGGCCTCGTCGGGCAGGTCGCGGTAGGTCTCTACCGGGATCTCAACTGTCCGGGTCTCCGTTACGACCTCCGGCCCGGCGCAGGCGGTCAGCGACAGTGTCAGGCAGAGGGCGATCAGCCCAGTCTCGATACGCATCGTCGGTCTCCCGGTCTCGGTCCATCTCGTCTTGCAGGGTCTGTACGCGTTCAGCGGTGGCTTGCCGTTGCTGCTGCAGCTCCAAGTCCATGGCATCCGCCCT
Coding sequences within:
- the lysC gene encoding Rz1-like lysis system protein LysC is translated as MRIETGLIALCLTLSLTACAGPEVVTETRTVEIPVETYRDLPDEALAECPTPPACLAVLTNADLEQCAVLALAALSQCDGQITEIREVQGEGVSK